One Microbacterium keratanolyticum DNA window includes the following coding sequences:
- a CDS encoding flagellar basal body rod protein FlgB, whose product MLDSVTANALSGALDGLALRQRAIADNIANINTPGYQAQRVLFEDALRRAVESGSGVAQPTVERSLEPTRLNGNNVNLDTETLSNIDTVLRFQFASQALSGQAASITKAIGQASA is encoded by the coding sequence GTGCTCGATTCCGTAACTGCGAACGCCCTGTCCGGCGCGCTCGACGGCCTCGCCCTGCGTCAGCGCGCGATCGCCGACAACATCGCGAACATCAACACCCCCGGCTATCAGGCCCAGCGAGTGCTGTTCGAAGACGCCCTGCGCCGCGCCGTCGAGAGCGGTTCCGGTGTGGCACAGCCCACCGTCGAGCGCTCCCTCGAGCCGACGCGCCTCAATGGCAACAACGTCAACCTCGACACCGAGACCCTCTCGAACATCGACACCGTGCTGCGGTTCCAGTTCGCCAGTCAGGCGCTGAGCGGGCAGGCGGCCTCCATCACCAAGGCGATCGGTCAGGCCTCCGCATGA
- a CDS encoding flagellar basal body rod protein FlgC: protein MTFDAIGIAGTGLNVHRKWLDALSDNIANVNTATPAGAEAFREKLVTVQAGTQGPGVFVTGVVESEAAAKLVYDPEHPYANEQGYVQYPNVDLGDQMSMLILAQRGYEANAAVVDRAKTTYEAALQIGRNG, encoded by the coding sequence ATGACCTTCGACGCCATCGGCATCGCCGGCACAGGACTGAACGTGCACCGCAAGTGGCTCGACGCCCTCAGCGACAACATCGCGAACGTGAACACGGCGACCCCCGCCGGCGCAGAGGCCTTCCGGGAGAAGCTCGTGACCGTGCAGGCGGGGACCCAGGGCCCGGGTGTCTTCGTCACCGGTGTCGTCGAGTCCGAAGCCGCAGCCAAGCTCGTCTACGACCCTGAGCACCCCTACGCCAACGAACAGGGATACGTGCAGTACCCGAACGTCGATCTGGGTGATCAGATGAGCATGCTCATCCTTGCGCAGCGTGGCTACGAGGCCAACGCCGCCGTGGTCGATCGCGCCAAGACCACCTACGAGGCGGCCCTGCAGATCGGACGCAACGGATGA
- the fliE gene encoding flagellar hook-basal body complex protein FliE yields MSLSVDGVSGVSGLGALSFETAEVAGGAGSADPATAGAFASSLTGAMENLQQLQSTSNELAVNAVTGDLQDIHQAMIASARASVTLDLVVAVRDRGVAAFNDIMRMQA; encoded by the coding sequence ATGAGCCTGTCGGTCGACGGTGTCTCCGGGGTCAGCGGACTCGGCGCGCTGAGCTTCGAGACCGCCGAGGTCGCCGGGGGCGCCGGGAGTGCCGATCCGGCCACCGCAGGCGCGTTCGCGTCGTCGCTCACCGGGGCGATGGAGAACCTTCAGCAGCTCCAGTCGACGTCGAACGAACTCGCCGTGAATGCGGTCACCGGTGACCTGCAGGACATCCATCAGGCGATGATCGCCTCGGCGCGGGCGTCGGTGACGCTCGACCTGGTCGTCGCCGTGCGCGACCGGGGAGTCGCGGCGTTCAACGACATC